The window CAGGCTGGCGGTGCAGATGAAGCGGCCGTCGTCATCGTGGACCCAGACGGTGGCCGGATCGTGGATGTCGTAGCCAACCGGCAGCTGTTCGCCGTGGAATTCTTCCAGGGCGGCATTGAAATAGCGGTTGCCGAACAGCTCCAGTTCGCCGCGGCGCACCGTGCGCAAAAGCTGGGGCCGGAACAGTGGCCGTACCTCGTCATCGTCGATCCGGTGTGCGGTAAAGCCGTTGGCTTCGTGGCTGGCCCAGCGCTCGTCCGGGCTCTGGTGGCGGCGTCGGCCGGTGTGCGGGTCGGTGCATTTGCCGAGGCTGCTGTGGGGGCGCCGGTTGTAGTCGGCAACCTGTCCGGCGCAGTAGGCCAGGAACTGTGGCCAGCCGAGCAAGGGCAGGGCGGTGGTGCGGCCCGGGGTGCGCAGGGCGCGACGGCTGTGGCGGAAGTGTGCCAGCCGGGCTTCGCGGTCCATGTCGCGGCCGAGGTAGCCGGGCAGGTTTTTGGCAGCCGGCACCCACAGCGTGCGGTGCAGCCGCTCGATGACTCCGCGTGCCTGGCTGTTGTACGGCAGGCTGTGCAGCATTTCGATGCCCAGGCGGGCCATCAGGCCGGTGGCTTCGTCCTTCATCAGGGCGTTGCAGTAGCCGGAGCCGTTGTCGACGTAGAACACTGCCGGAATGCCGTGCGCGAGGCTGGCGTTGCGCAGTGCGTCGAGTACGGCATGGGCGGATTCGGCCAGGTCGACCGACCAGCCGACCACCCGCCGGGTGGCGATGTCGATGACGGTGGTGATTTCCGGGCGGAACGGCCTCCCGTGCAGCGGGTGCTGGACTTCGGCGTCGAAGGTATGGCCGTCGGCGCTGTAGATGTCGCCGGGTTGCAAGTGGGCGAAACCACGGCGGATGAAGGGCTTGAGTGATTTCAGTTCGTGCGCTCCCAGCCGGCCGTGCTCGCGGCTGACCTGGCCGACCTTGGCCAGAAAACGGCGGACCTGCCAGATGCTGGGCTGGTTCTGGCCTGCCGGGGTCCGGTCGGCGCAGAACTGGCGGTAGGCGTGTTCGACGGTCGGTTTTTCCGGCCGCTGGTAATGGACGAGAAAGGCCGGTGCCCAGTCCGGGATGTACATGTCGCGCTGGCGGCGTTTGGGGGCCAGGTTGCCGGCGCGCTGGTATTCGGCAAAACGCAGCACGCTGCGCAGCGAGGGCAGGCCGTCCGGGCTGGGGCGGCCTCGCTCGTCGCGGGCCAGCCTGAGCATGGCGACCAGTTGCGGGCTGGCATCGGGGGCATGCGCTAGGACCAGCAGGGCTGCGGCCGCGCGTTTGAGCGGGTAGCCGGTCCGCTGCATCAGGATGTCGAGGGCTTGCAGGACGCCACGGCGGGCATCGGCCTTGAGCTGCTGGGCCCGGGTGTCGGGTGCGGTGCCGGCCGGCGGGTGTGGCAGCGGCAGCGCCAGCCGTGAGGCACAGGTCTGCAGGCTGCGGTCACGCAGCTCGGCCAGGGCGGTGGCGGGCGGGATGTATTCCCTGCCCTTGCCGCGGGCACGGGGACGGCTGGGCCAGTTTTCTCGCTCGGCAGCCTTGCGCACGCCGCGTTCGCTGGCCGGCAGGCCGGTGAGGCGCAGGGCGGCCAGTTCGGCTGCGGTGTAATGGGTTTTCAGGTTGGCGTCCATCATGATCCTGGGGGAGGAAAATGCCTGTGGCCTGCGGTACGGACTTTGTGTTCATGCTGGATGACGTAACCGGAGGTGCAGGAGGTAAATAACTGTCATATTTGACTGTTTGTGTCTTGAATACTCATCAGGAGTGCGTCACGGGCGCCAAATATTTCGTAAAATCCGGTTGGTATCGGGTTGGCCAGATCACTTCTGGTGCAATTCCGATTGCCTGGGCGATCAGGCGCTCTCCTTTGGGCCAAGGGCGGTCCAGTGCGTTGTTGAGTGCCGTGGCGCTTTTGTAGCCGTGGAATTTCGACAGGCGCCTCAATGACCAGCCCTGTTTGCGCAACGCAGCGATGATGTCGGCGCGGTGCCAGTCTGTGAGGGAGATGGCTTGTGACGGATCAGATGTGTTCATGTATTGACTGCTGTTGTTCAGATCATGCGCTGATGATAAGAACACATGTGTTCCATTGCAAGTCTTATTTGATCGGTTCCGATTGGTTTTTGAACAAATGTGTCTATGGTTCAGATCGGAACTGGCATTGCTTTTGAGAATGAAGACGTTATGGGAAATCGGAAATGAATCAAGATGTGAACAATTCTGTTCCGATTGACGAGGAAGAAATCGGAACCCGCATCCGGGTCGTGGCTGACCGTTACCTGTCACGCCAGGCAGCTGCTGACGCAGCCGGGGTCTCGCTGATTTCACTGCGGCGCTACATCAACGGTGAAGTGCATCCGCCGTTCGCCACCTTGGCACGGCTGGCGTTACCACAGGGCGTATCCCTGCACTGGCTGGCGACAGGCGAGGGGGAGCAGGACGAAAAGACTGCGGCGGCAGCTGTGCCTTGCCCCTGCCTGGATACGCTGGGTAATCCGGTGGATCTGGAAGAGTTTGTCTTTATCCCGCGCTACAGCGTGAGGGCAGCAGCCGGTTGCGGGCAGTGGCCCGAGGACGAGTCACCGCGCTTTTCCATGGCATTCCGGCGTTATTGGGTCGAAAACTACTTGCGGGCTAACCCGGATGAGCTGTCGGTGATTGCTGTCGATGGTGATTCGATGGAGGGTGTGCTGAATGACCGGGATGTCATTCTGGTCAATCACGCCGACCGTGATCCGCGTGGCAGTATCTATGTACTGAGGATTGACGGGCATCTGGTGGTGAAGCAAGTGCAACGCCTGCCGGGCGGCATTCTGGAGGTATCAAGCTCCAACCCCGCCTACAAGCCGTTCACGGTGGAACTGGGCAAGGTCGGAGATGACTTTGACGTGATCGGCCGGGTGGTATGGTTCGGACGGCAGGTCTGAGATATTCCTGCATTTGGTTCATGATGCCAAATATCGGCGCAAATCCTGGCGATTGCGCCGTTTTTTCTCCTGAAGCAAATATGGGGGATGCTGCAAAACCTTTTAACATCAATTGGTTTACTTGTTTTTCTTAATAGCCTTGGTGTCAAATAGGAAACAGCATGACAAGCTCACCCTAGCCACCATCGGCATCAAGGGTGCCGCCATCGCCACACCCTTGTGGACGCTGGCCAGGTCCGTTCTGCCGGCACTGGCCGGGGCCATCCGCTTTGTCATGCTGGCGATCATGGCCAATCCGGTCGGAGCGGCCATCACCTTGCTGGTCGGCCTCATGACGTGGGCAGCGGTCGCCATCTGGCAGAACTGGGATACGCTGGGGCCGAAATTCCGGCTGTTGTGGGAAAGCATTCGCACCGGCATCGGCGGCTTCTTCAGCTGGCTCGGCAGCCTGCCGGCCCGCTTTGCGGCAGCAGGTGCCGAGATGATGGCCGGCCTCGCGCAGGGACTGGACAAGGGGCAGGCCGGCCCGCTGGGTGCCGTGCAAAACCTCGCCGGCAAGCTGACCGCCATCGGTGCCGGAGTGCTGATCAGCGGTGGCATGGCGCAGGCCGACGCCATCCGCATCGACACCCGGCCACCGGTGGCCATGCGTTCACCGGCAGCATCAGGGAACGGCACTGTCGTCCAGCAGGTGTTCCACATCCACGCCGCCCCGGGCATGGACGAACGTGCCCTGGCCGCCATGGTGCGGCGCGAAGTCGAGGCGGCCGCCCGGGCCTAGGCGGTGCGTGGCCGCTCAAGCCTCAAGGACCGGGAGTAGCCGCATGATCCTGCCTGCCATGATGGCCCTCGGCCTCTTTGTGTTTACCCTCGACACCCTGCCGTATCAGGAGCTCAGACAGCAGCTCGGCTGGCGATACCCGGCCACCAGCCGGGTCGGCCGCCGCCCGGCCCGGCAGTATGTGGGCCCGGACGAGGAAACCCTCACCCTCTCCGGCGTGCTGCTGCCCGAGCTGACTGGTGGGAAACGCTCACTGGAAATGCTGCGCACCATGGCCGATCAGGCCAAAGCGTGGCCGCTGATCGACGGGGTGGATGGCCAGATGCATGGCCTCTTTGTCATCACCGCTCTGGAAACCAGCCGGAGCATCTTCTTCCGGGACGGGGCTGCCCGCCGCATCGAGTTCACCCTGAGCCTCGCCCGGGTCGAGGACGAGGCTGCCGACCGGCTGGCCCGGCTCGGCAACCTGTCGGAACAATTGCTGATCCTCGCCCGGGAGGCCCTGCCGTGACCGATGCCCCTGCTCAACACGCAAACGGGCCTCGACCTGCAGACGCTGGCGGGCCAGGCGCTGCACGGGCAGCCGGTATTGCAGCCGGACTACCGCATCACCGTCGAGGACAAGGACGGCAAGAGTACCGACCTGACGCCGGTGTTTGCCGGCCGGCTGGTCTCGCTCACGCTGACCGACAACCGCAGCCTTGAGGCCGACATGCTGGACCTGTCACTGGATGACAGCGGCGGCCTGCTGGACATCCCGAACCGGGGTGCCCGCCTGCGCGTGGCCATCGGCTGGAAGGGGCAGCCCCTGGTGGACAAGGGTGTCTACACCGTCGACGAGGTTGAGCACAGCGGCAGCCCGGACACCCTGTCCATCCACGCCCGCAGTGCCGACATGCGTACCGGCCTGACCCAGCAGCGCGAACGCAGCTACCACAACCAGATCGTCCGCCAGATCATCACCGCACTGGCCGGGGCGCATAAACTGAAACCCGTCATCGGGGCTACGCTGGCTGACGAAGTGGTGCCGCATCTGGACCAGACCAGCGAATCCGATGCCAACCTGCTGACCCGTCTGGCTGACCAGTTCGACGCCATCGGCACCGTCAAGGACGGTCGCCTCCTGTTTCATCAAGGCCGGAGAAACCACTACCGCCAGTGGCGAGCCCATGCCGGCCATCACCCTCACCCGCCAGGACGGTGACCAGCACCGCTTCAGTATCGCCGACGGCCAGAACTACACCGCCGTCACCGCCCGCTGGCAGAACGCCGACACGGGCACGCAGGGCGAAGTCACCGTCGACGCCAACACCCAGTACAAGCGCGTCCACACCAAGACCAAAAAGGGCAAGACCAGCAAGAAAACCCGCCAGGTCGCCGTACAGACCGAGCCCGTCACCAGCAGCGCAGAAAACACCAAAGTGCTGCGCCACCTCTACGCCAGCGAAGCCACCGCCCTGCGCGGCGCCAGGGCGGCCTTCGCCAAACTCCAGCGCGGCGTAACCACCTTCTCGATCACGCTGGCCATCGGCCGGCCGGAGTTGCGCACGGAACTGCCGGTGACCGTATCAGGCTGGAAACCACAGATCGACGCCACCGGCTGGCTGGTGAGTCAGGTGACGCACACGATGGGGGATGGCGGGTATACCACGAAAGTGGAACTGAAAATAATACGAACCTCCAATAAAGATATGCCAAAAAAATAGATGATGTGCAATTAACATGACTAAATTCAGTTAGTCATAGAGTGCAAAACTATACTTTTCATTATGAATTTTATGTAAACTTAGTAAGTGTTTATACTTAATGAAACCAGTGCAACGACGCTTGGAATGCGTCTAACAGCATATTTTTTATTATTCACGCAGTTTTAACATCGCCATGATAAAAACGATACCTAAAAAGAGAAGATAGATGGTTATTGGCATAGATGAAGGATGGTTTAACTGGGATGTAATAAAACACCAGCTTAGACCCAGTAAAGTCTTACGTAAAGTTATTTGCACGCTTATCTTGATGGCAGTATTTTTGTGCATCCTGTTTTTTTACGCAAGCATGAATGCAGAAAACGAGATTTACTCTCTCTCTAAAAACAGAATAACTCGCGCATATCCAATTCTTGACAAATCCATGAAGTCCGTGGAGATGGACGTTGAATCTATCAGCCAGTTACATATAATTGATTGCGAAAAACTAGATAAAACAAATCAAGATTTGGTTTCGAACAATTTATTCTTGAACAAGATTCTAGTATTCGATGTTAATACCGGAGAAGTAAACTGTTCAAACCAAGATGAAAACTTGAATAAGTTGCACTGGGCAACGGGGTTCTCCAATAAAACGGGATGGAAATGGACATTACCGAAGCAAGAGAATGAGCCAGAATTATTTTATCTATGGAAGATTGACGAAACTCATCACGGTGCAGCCCGTGCAAATATTGACCTGCTAAAAAATACACTCCAGATTATTGTTGGAGGTGTAACTCAAAAAACGGCCATCCGTATTGGCGATAGTGCAATTGGATATGATGGTTCGAAATTCAGGTTGATCGATGGAAGCAAAACAACCGGCTCAATTGAAATAGGCAATAAAAATGACGATCTTTCCGTATTCGCTCAGCCTGAAAAAGATATAAAAAATGAAATGATCTTCAGATCACTTCCATATATTGCTGCAGTTGCAGCAGGCGGGATTTTTCTATTAATTTTCATTGTCATGTATTTTATGCATGACAATATTACATTCAGAAGAAATGTTTTACATGGAATTAAAAATGGTCATTTCATTCCTTTTTATCAGAAAATTGTCGGGCCAGATAAAAATGTTTGTGCTGTAGAGATTTTGCTGCGCTGGAATAAAAACGGAAGAATGCTAGTAGGGCCAACAGAGTTCATTGATAAATCAGATAAACTTGGATTGCTATCGCCAATAGTAGAAAATGCAATGACAAGGGTAATAAATGATCTGCCGTCAATGTCAATTCCTATCGGGTCAGTGATAAGCATAAATCTAACTCCGCTTCAAGTAAATGACCCATCAATTTTCCATAAGATCGAATGTTTTAACAAAAAAATTATAGGCCTCGGCTACAAATGCATGGTGGAAATCACAGAAGAAGGATTAATGGTTGATAGATGGGTGGCCGAGAGTCTAATTAAAAAGATGCGAGCTATTGGTATTAGTGTGGCAATTGATGATTTTGGAGTTGGAAATGCATCATTAAACTACATTCAGAATTATGATTTTAATGTAGTGAAGATTGACAGAATATTCATTGCCGATATTCATCGAAACCCAAAAAATTTATCCATTGTAAAAGGGCTTGTGCACATGGCAAAAGAACTTGGAATGATCGTTGTTGCTGAGGGTGTAGAGAGCGAAAATCAGGTTAAAATTCTAAAGAAGCTTGGCATAGACAAGATGCAGGGTTTTTTATTTCACAAGCCAATGCCAGTAGAGAGCATGAAAGATTAAAATCAAAACACAACGAGGTTGGCTGTGTATAAAACTATTGTTGCATCTCGGTGCGCAGGCTGTAGTGCCTGACTCGCGCACTCGCGCAACACATCGAGCAAGTGTGGCGTGGTAGTCCCATCTGGCTGTGTACTTTCAGGCATTAGCAACTCCAATGGCTTGTAAAACCATGATGGATGCTAATAACATGCCGAGTTATACACACAGGCAAACCAAATATACACCTGAAAAGGTGTATATTTCACGTTGGGCCCGCGATGGCTTCTGATCTAAAATCGCTAGAAATTGCCTATCGCAAAGCCCTTGGCACATACGAGCGACTAGTGCTAATTGCCATTAGTTTTTCTGATGCGTCAGGTGGACTTAAGACAACTAATTTGGGCATTGAAAGCACGAAGATTTACACCCGAATAACGCTAAGTGCGATGACCATCAATGCACTGTTGCCGGGAAACAAAGTTAATAAAACTGACCTTTAGGATTTTCCATCAGTTGCCATATTGACCCGTGCGGTTATTGAGACCTGCCACCGCTACCTCTACTTAAGCCAGTCTGGGCCGCTGGACGCCGCACTGTCGCGGTCAAATTTTTTCGGGCATCCCGATAGGGTGTTTTGTGGCAGTAGCCCGCTCGTAGGCGTTGGGTGACAGATAGCCCAGCTTCGAGTGCAGTCGCTCATCGTTGTAGAAGCCGACGATGTAGTCCGTGATGTCCCGGGTAGCCTCGCCGTGGTTGGCATAATCGCGCTGCCAGATCCGTTCCATCTTCAGGTTCAGGAAGAAGTGCTCCTCACTGCGTTGGCCCAGCAATTGCCTTTGCGGCTCATGCTCGCCCGGAGGCCATGCCGGGCCAGCAACGTGCGGTAAGCTGGCTGCCACGATCCGGGTGGACGACCAACCCTGCAGCTGGCCGGCGCTGGGCAATGGCCATGCGCAGGGCTGCGCATACCAGTTCGGCAGGCATGCTCGGCGTCATCGCCCCGCCGACAATCTTGCGCGAGAACAGATCCATCACCGCAGCCAGATACAACCAACCACTACGGGTCCGTACGTAGGTGATGTCGGTTACCCACGCCCGATTGGGCGTAACCGGATCAAATTGCCG of the Laribacter hongkongensis DSM 14985 genome contains:
- a CDS encoding Mu transposase C-terminal domain-containing protein, translating into MMDANLKTHYTAAELAALRLTGLPASERGVRKAAERENWPSRPRARGKGREYIPPATALAELRDRSLQTCASRLALPLPHPPAGTAPDTRAQQLKADARRGVLQALDILMQRTGYPLKRAAAALLVLAHAPDASPQLVAMLRLARDERGRPSPDGLPSLRSVLRFAEYQRAGNLAPKRRQRDMYIPDWAPAFLVHYQRPEKPTVEHAYRQFCADRTPAGQNQPSIWQVRRFLAKVGQVSREHGRLGAHELKSLKPFIRRGFAHLQPGDIYSADGHTFDAEVQHPLHGRPFRPEITTVIDIATRRVVGWSVDLAESAHAVLDALRNASLAHGIPAVFYVDNGSGYCNALMKDEATGLMARLGIEMLHSLPYNSQARGVIERLHRTLWVPAAKNLPGYLGRDMDREARLAHFRHSRRALRTPGRTTALPLLGWPQFLAYCAGQVADYNRRPHSSLGKCTDPHTGRRRHQSPDERWASHEANGFTAHRIDDDEVRPLFRPQLLRTVRRGELELFGNRYFNAALEEFHGEQLPVGYDIHDPATVWVHDDDGRFICTASLNANLRDYLPQSVVERARERRADGRERRLQARLDEVRAERHGRPAILAVADECLPWPCAPDPLLPPGPVATLPAGWQVPATPAARWAEWQRQAGLDPAALPDDKARRWHDTYQATAEFRTYQRRHA
- a CDS encoding helix-turn-helix domain-containing protein, coding for MNTSDPSQAISLTDWHRADIIAALRKQGWSLRRLSKFHGYKSATALNNALDRPWPKGERLIAQAIGIAPEVIWPTRYQPDFTKYLAPVTHS
- a CDS encoding XRE family transcriptional regulator; the encoded protein is MNQDVNNSVPIDEEEIGTRIRVVADRYLSRQAAADAAGVSLISLRRYINGEVHPPFATLARLALPQGVSLHWLATGEGEQDEKTAAAAVPCPCLDTLGNPVDLEEFVFIPRYSVRAAAGCGQWPEDESPRFSMAFRRYWVENYLRANPDELSVIAVDGDSMEGVLNDRDVILVNHADRDPRGSIYVLRIDGHLVVKQVQRLPGGILEVSSSNPAYKPFTVELGKVGDDFDVIGRVVWFGRQV
- a CDS encoding phage tail protein, whose amino-acid sequence is MILPAMMALGLFVFTLDTLPYQELRQQLGWRYPATSRVGRRPARQYVGPDEETLTLSGVLLPELTGGKRSLEMLRTMADQAKAWPLIDGVDGQMHGLFVITALETSRSIFFRDGAARRIEFTLSLARVEDEAADRLARLGNLSEQLLILAREALP
- a CDS encoding contractile injection system protein, VgrG/Pvc8 family, with amino-acid sequence MPLLNTQTGLDLQTLAGQALHGQPVLQPDYRITVEDKDGKSTDLTPVFAGRLVSLTLTDNRSLEADMLDLSLDDSGGLLDIPNRGARLRVAIGWKGQPLVDKGVYTVDEVEHSGSPDTLSIHARSADMRTGLTQQRERSYHNQIVRQIITALAGAHKLKPVIGATLADEVVPHLDQTSESDANLLTRLADQFDAIGTVKDGRLLFHQGRRNHYRQWRAHAGHHPHPPGR
- a CDS encoding EAL domain-containing protein — protein: MVIGIDEGWFNWDVIKHQLRPSKVLRKVICTLILMAVFLCILFFYASMNAENEIYSLSKNRITRAYPILDKSMKSVEMDVESISQLHIIDCEKLDKTNQDLVSNNLFLNKILVFDVNTGEVNCSNQDENLNKLHWATGFSNKTGWKWTLPKQENEPELFYLWKIDETHHGAARANIDLLKNTLQIIVGGVTQKTAIRIGDSAIGYDGSKFRLIDGSKTTGSIEIGNKNDDLSVFAQPEKDIKNEMIFRSLPYIAAVAAGGIFLLIFIVMYFMHDNITFRRNVLHGIKNGHFIPFYQKIVGPDKNVCAVEILLRWNKNGRMLVGPTEFIDKSDKLGLLSPIVENAMTRVINDLPSMSIPIGSVISINLTPLQVNDPSIFHKIECFNKKIIGLGYKCMVEITEEGLMVDRWVAESLIKKMRAIGISVAIDDFGVGNASLNYIQNYDFNVVKIDRIFIADIHRNPKNLSIVKGLVHMAKELGMIVVAEGVESENQVKILKKLGIDKMQGFLFHKPMPVESMKD